A region of Esox lucius isolate fEsoLuc1 chromosome 3, fEsoLuc1.pri, whole genome shotgun sequence DNA encodes the following proteins:
- the mapre2 gene encoding microtubule-associated protein RP/EB family member 2 isoform X1, translating to MPGPTQALSPNGENNNDIIQTDGSNCIPYRKNTVRGERSYSWGMAVNVYSTSITQETMSRHDITAWVNDLLGLNYTKVEQLSSGAAYCQFMDLLFPGCVSLKKVKFQAKFEHEYIHNFKLLQASFKRMNVDKIIPVEKLVKARFQDNLDFIQWFKRFFDANYDGKDYDPVQARQGQDAIPPPDPGEQIFNLPKKSQHHAASSPTAGATRASATTPKPNPCSPHPSSRPSSAKRIPVATPTTTPAKGERELEAQVTVLNDQVNSLKLALEGVEKERDFYFGKLREVEVLAQEQGQESGQFVERLMEILYSADEQEGAGEGEVEEDVDPGVHEEEVPDDQQDEY from the exons ATGCCTGGTCCTACCCAAGCACTGTCCCCAAATGGAGAGAACAACAACGACATCATCCAAACGGACGGATCCAACTGCATTCCTTACAGAAAAAATACAGTGCGAGGAGAGCGTTCCTACAG TTGGGGGATGGCGGTTAACGTGTATTCTACCTCAATAACCCAGGAGACTATGAGCAGGCATGACATCACTGCCTGGGTTAACGATCTTCTCGGCCTGAACTACACTAAAGTAGAGCAACTCTCATCAG GAGCGGCCTACTGCCAGTTCATGGATTTACTTTTCCCTGGCTGTGTCAGTCTCAAGAAGGTTAAGTTCCAGGCAAAATTTGAGCATGAGTACATTCACAACTTCAAGCTGCTCCAAGCCTCGTTCAAGAGAATGAATGTGGACAAG ATTATTCCGGTGGAGAAGCTGGTGAAAGCTAGATTTCAGGACAACCTTGACTTTATCCAGTGGTTTAAGAGGTTCTTTGATGCCAACTACGATGGTAAAGATTACGACCCAGTTCAGGCCAGACAGGGTCAGGATGCTATCCCCCCACCTGACCCTGGTGAGCAGATCTTCAACCTTCCTAAAAAGTCCCAACACCACGCAGCCAGCTCCCCCACTGCAG GAGCCACCAGGGCAAGCGCCACAACCCCAAAACCAAATCCCTGCAGCCCCCATCCGTCCTCCAGACCCTCTTCAGCCAAACGAATCCCAGTCGCTACGCCAACCACAACTCCGGCCAAAGGGGAGCGGGAACTGGAAGCACAAGTCACAGTGCTAAACGACCAG GTCAACTCATTAAAACTCGCACTGGAGggggtggagaaggagagggactTTTACTTTGGAAAGCTTCGTGAGGTGGAAGTGCTGGCACAGGAGCAAGGTCAGGAAAGCGGACAGTTTGTGGAGCGACTAATGGAGATCCTGTACTCTGCGGACGAACAG GAAGgtgcaggagagggagaggtagaagAAGATGTGGACCCAGGAGTTCATGAAGAGGAGGTTCCTGATGATCAACAGGATGAGTACTGA
- the mapre2 gene encoding microtubule-associated protein RP/EB family member 2 isoform X2, with protein sequence MAVNVYSTSITQETMSRHDITAWVNDLLGLNYTKVEQLSSGAAYCQFMDLLFPGCVSLKKVKFQAKFEHEYIHNFKLLQASFKRMNVDKIIPVEKLVKARFQDNLDFIQWFKRFFDANYDGKDYDPVQARQGQDAIPPPDPGEQIFNLPKKSQHHAASSPTAGATRASATTPKPNPCSPHPSSRPSSAKRIPVATPTTTPAKGERELEAQVTVLNDQVNSLKLALEGVEKERDFYFGKLREVEVLAQEQGQESGQFVERLMEILYSADEQEGAGEGEVEEDVDPGVHEEEVPDDQQDEY encoded by the exons ATGGCGGTTAACGTGTATTCTACCTCAATAACCCAGGAGACTATGAGCAGGCATGACATCACTGCCTGGGTTAACGATCTTCTCGGCCTGAACTACACTAAAGTAGAGCAACTCTCATCAG GAGCGGCCTACTGCCAGTTCATGGATTTACTTTTCCCTGGCTGTGTCAGTCTCAAGAAGGTTAAGTTCCAGGCAAAATTTGAGCATGAGTACATTCACAACTTCAAGCTGCTCCAAGCCTCGTTCAAGAGAATGAATGTGGACAAG ATTATTCCGGTGGAGAAGCTGGTGAAAGCTAGATTTCAGGACAACCTTGACTTTATCCAGTGGTTTAAGAGGTTCTTTGATGCCAACTACGATGGTAAAGATTACGACCCAGTTCAGGCCAGACAGGGTCAGGATGCTATCCCCCCACCTGACCCTGGTGAGCAGATCTTCAACCTTCCTAAAAAGTCCCAACACCACGCAGCCAGCTCCCCCACTGCAG GAGCCACCAGGGCAAGCGCCACAACCCCAAAACCAAATCCCTGCAGCCCCCATCCGTCCTCCAGACCCTCTTCAGCCAAACGAATCCCAGTCGCTACGCCAACCACAACTCCGGCCAAAGGGGAGCGGGAACTGGAAGCACAAGTCACAGTGCTAAACGACCAG GTCAACTCATTAAAACTCGCACTGGAGggggtggagaaggagagggactTTTACTTTGGAAAGCTTCGTGAGGTGGAAGTGCTGGCACAGGAGCAAGGTCAGGAAAGCGGACAGTTTGTGGAGCGACTAATGGAGATCCTGTACTCTGCGGACGAACAG GAAGgtgcaggagagggagaggtagaagAAGATGTGGACCCAGGAGTTCATGAAGAGGAGGTTCCTGATGATCAACAGGATGAGTACTGA